One Pelodiscus sinensis isolate JC-2024 chromosome 24, ASM4963464v1, whole genome shotgun sequence DNA segment encodes these proteins:
- the SLC2A4 gene encoding solute carrier family 2, facilitated glucose transporter member 4, giving the protein MPTGFQQISRDEEEEVEQEVRPGITSTLVLSVFTAVLGSLQCGYNIGVINAPQKIIEQNYNTTWLIRHNASIDLSTLTTLWSLSVAIFSIGGMVASFLVGVVSEWLGRKRAIIVSNALAFLGGALMGLAKLGCSYEMMILGRFLIGAYSGLVSGLVPMYVGEISPTNLRGALGTLHQLALVIGILIAQVFGLDSILGTPELWPLLLGITVAPSALQLVLFPFCPESPRYLYIIRNKESKAKESLKRLTGHSDVSEALTEMKEEKRRMDMERKVSIAQLFRCRVYRQPLLIAVVLQLSQQLSGINAIFYYSTSIFESARLEQPVFATIGAGAINAAFTVVSLFLVERAGRRTLHLVGLGGMMVCAVVMTVALVYLEQVPAMSYVSMVAIFGFVAFFEIGPGPIPWFIVAELFSQGPRPAAIAVAGSCNWTCNFIIGMAFQSVADVCGPYVFLIFAALLLAFFLFTYFKVPETQGRTFDQIAAAFRRTPSLLDHEVKPSTELDCLGPNDNP; this is encoded by the exons ATGCCAACTGGATTTCAGCAGATCAGCAGAGATGAG GAGGAGGAAGTTGAGCAGGAAGTCAGGCCAGGCATAACCTCCACTCTAGTGCTTTCAGTTTTCACAGCcgtgctgggctccctgcagtgtggatacaACATCGGGGTCATAAATGCCCCCCAAAAG ATCATCGAGCAGAACTATAACACCACGTGGCTGATACGGCACAATGCCTCCATTGACCTATCCACACTCACCACCCTCTGGTCCCTGTCGGTCGCCATCTTCTCTATCGGGGGCATGGTCGCCTCCTTCCTGGTGGGGGTCGTCTCCGAGTGGCTGGGCAG GAAGCGAGCCATAATCGTCAGTAATGCCCTGGCCTTCCTGGGGGGGGCGCTGATGGGGCTGGCCAAGCTGGGCTGCTCCTATGAGATGATGATCCTTGGCCGATTCCTGATCGGTGCCTACTCAG GGCTGGTTTCCGGATTGGTCCCCATGTACGTAGGGGAAATTTCCCCCACCAACCTGCGGGGGGCACTAGGGACCCTGCACCAGCTGGCCCTAGTCATCGGGATCCTCATTGCCCAG GTGTTCGGACTGGACTCCATTCTGGGTACCCcagagctctggcccctgctcctaGGTATAACAGTGGCCCCATCcgccctgcagctggtgctcttccccttctgcccTGAGAGTCCCCGGTACCTCTACATCATCCGCAACAAGGAGTCCAAGGCCAAAGAGa GTCTGAAACGGCTGACAGGACACAGCGACGTGAGCGAGGCGCTGACGGAAATGAAGGAGGAGAAGCGGCGCATGGACATGGAGCGCAAGGTCTCCATTGCCCAGCTCTTCCGCTGCCGGGTCTATCGCCAGCCGCTGCTCATTGCTGTAGTGCTCCAGCTCTCCCAGCAGCTCTCTGGCATCAACGCG ATATTCTATTACTCCACCAGTATCTTTGAGTcagctaggctggagcagccagtgTTCGCCACCATCGGTGCTGGCGCCATCAATGCCGCCTTCACTGTTGTCTCA CTGTTCCTGGTGGAGCGGGCAGGGCGCCGGACGCTACACCTGGTGGGACTGGGAGGCATGATGGTCTGTGCCGTGGTGATGACTGTGGCACTGGTATATCTG GAGCAGGTCCCGGCTATGAGCTACGTGAGCATGGTGGCCATCTTCGGCTTTGTGGCTTTCTTTGAGATCGGGCCAGGGCCCATCCCGTGGTTCATTGTGGCCGAGCTTTTCAGCCAGGGGCCACGCCCAGCTGCCATTGCTGTGGCAGGAAGCTGCAACTGGACCTGCAACTTCATCATTGGCATGGCCTTCCAGTCGGTGGCG gACGTCTGTGGGCCATATGTCTTCCTCATCTTCGCGGCCCTCCTTTTGGCTTTCTTCCTCTTCACCTACTTCAAAGTCCCTGAGACACAGGGCCGGACCTTCGATCAGATTGCTGCCGCATTCCGACGCACCCCGTCGCTTCTAGACCACGAAGTCAAACCTTCCACTGAGCTGGACTGTCTGGGGCCAAACGACAACCCCTGA